From Maylandia zebra isolate NMK-2024a linkage group LG11, Mzebra_GT3a, whole genome shotgun sequence, one genomic window encodes:
- the hcst gene encoding hematopoietic cell signal transducer, whose product MAMANNKFLTVVLFGLFFSLAPALADSTVSCYRIEPGTIAGIICADVVLTLIIVVVTYRCASFRRQKIDNAHKVYMNVRANCKS is encoded by the exons ATGGCGATGGCAAATAACAAATTCCTCACCGTTGTCCTATTTGGTCTTTTTTTCA GCCTTGCTCCAGCACTTGCTG ACAGCACAGTGTCTTGCTACAGGATTGAGCCAGGAACAATAGCAGGCATCATCTGTGCAGATGTGGTGCTGACCCTTATTATTGTCGTTGTAACATACCGATGTGCCAGTTTTCGGCGTCAAAAGATAGATAATG CTCACAAAGTGTATATGAATGTCCGGGCCAACTGCAAGAGCTAA
- the tyrobp gene encoding TYRO protein tyrosine kinase-binding protein, with protein MSDALCIVGSLFGSSEGQQECGSCYLINMESVIGIIASDIILTIFITISVFCFATHQRRKREWESHSGKRSVPSSISKKMATEVTESPYQELHGVQSDVYSELRHYRK; from the exons ATGTCTGATGCTCTCTGTATTGTGGGTTCGTTGTTTG GCTCATCAGAAGGACAGCAAG aATGTGGTTCCTGTTACCTGATAAACATGGAATCTGTAATAGGCATTATTGCCTCTGACATCATCTTGACCATCTTCATCACTATTTCTGTATTTTGCTTTGCAACTCATCAGAGGAGAAAGAGGGAATGGGAATCACACAGTG GCAAAAGAAGTGTACCATCATCAATTTCAAAGAAAATGGCAACAGAGGTCACAGAATCTCCATACCAG GAGTTACATGGAGTCCAGTCAGATGTTTACAGTGAACTTCGGCACTATAGGAAATGA
- the LOC143420944 gene encoding uncharacterized protein LOC143420944 isoform X1: MIISNRGMRSEISGQTQDPKSAMKILLCCLLLLPFADMVVAASIKGQSPKEDVLSFLHDALALTTERTTPAAVTAQRTPLCGIVNEQDSDDMSDAKSTESSETNRCSEPDAFDKNGDESRDVSKDLDSDEIMIPGAVAKNEAPSRKVTVVGKDGMAAMDMTSSLVQDHGSREHSLIQGELQASRDSEEGGITNAWEGGGQSTNLQRWATRGKVNGMSGMLVHGQIRERPNWGSLEDSSDSLAGVSTNKQTDYDETREYMSSETYPVVPQEHRPSSLPIPSKSHVV, encoded by the exons ATGATCATAAGTAACAGAGGTATGAGGTCTGAAATAAG TGGACAGACCCAGGACCCAAAGTCAGCAATGAAGAT CCTCTTGTGTTGCCTGCTCCTGCTTCCGTTTGcagatatggtggtggcagcttCTATCAAAG GGCAATCCCCAAAAGAAGATGTGTTAAGCTTTCTACATG ATGCACTAGCACTTACTACAGAAAGGACCACACCTGCAGCCGTCACAG CACAAAGGACCCCTCTATGTGGCATTGTGAATGAGCAAGACTCAGACG ATATGTCAGATGCCAAATCTACAGAGAGCTCTGAAACCAACAGATGTTCAG AACCTGATGCGTTTGACAAAAATGGAGATGAAAGCAGAG ATGTATCCAAAGACCTTGACAGCGATGAGATCATGATTCCTGGAGCTGTGGCAAAAAATGAGGCTCCGTCAAGGAAGGTGACTGTAGTGGGCAAAGACGGTATGGCAGCGATGGATATGACCAGCAGCCTGGTTCAGGACCATGGGAGCAGGGAGCATAGTTTGATTCAAGGAGAACTCCAAGCAAGCAGAGACAGTGAGGAAGGAGGGATAACAAATGCTTGGGAGGGTGGCGGTCAAAGCACCAATCTCCAAAGGTGGGCCACACGAGGAAAAGTTAATGGGatgagtggtatgttggtccaTGGCCAAATCAGAGAAAGGCCAAATTGGGGTAGTTTGGAAGACAGCAGTGACAGCCTGGCTGGAGTCAGCACCAATAAACAAACGGACTATGATG AAACCAGAGAATatatgagctctgaaacctatCCAGTTG tCCCACAAGAGCACAGGCCCAGCAGCTTGCCCATTCCATCCAAGAGCCATGTCGTTTGA
- the LOC143420944 gene encoding uncharacterized protein LOC143420944 isoform X2, whose translation MKILLCCLLLLPFADMVVAASIKGQSPKEDVLSFLHDALALTTERTTPAAVTAQRTPLCGIVNEQDSDDMSDAKSTESSETNRCSEPDAFDKNGDESRDVSKDLDSDEIMIPGAVAKNEAPSRKVTVVGKDGMAAMDMTSSLVQDHGSREHSLIQGELQASRDSEEGGITNAWEGGGQSTNLQRWATRGKVNGMSGMLVHGQIRERPNWGSLEDSSDSLAGVSTNKQTDYDETREYMSSETYPVVPQEHRPSSLPIPSKSHVV comes from the exons ATGAAGAT CCTCTTGTGTTGCCTGCTCCTGCTTCCGTTTGcagatatggtggtggcagcttCTATCAAAG GGCAATCCCCAAAAGAAGATGTGTTAAGCTTTCTACATG ATGCACTAGCACTTACTACAGAAAGGACCACACCTGCAGCCGTCACAG CACAAAGGACCCCTCTATGTGGCATTGTGAATGAGCAAGACTCAGACG ATATGTCAGATGCCAAATCTACAGAGAGCTCTGAAACCAACAGATGTTCAG AACCTGATGCGTTTGACAAAAATGGAGATGAAAGCAGAG ATGTATCCAAAGACCTTGACAGCGATGAGATCATGATTCCTGGAGCTGTGGCAAAAAATGAGGCTCCGTCAAGGAAGGTGACTGTAGTGGGCAAAGACGGTATGGCAGCGATGGATATGACCAGCAGCCTGGTTCAGGACCATGGGAGCAGGGAGCATAGTTTGATTCAAGGAGAACTCCAAGCAAGCAGAGACAGTGAGGAAGGAGGGATAACAAATGCTTGGGAGGGTGGCGGTCAAAGCACCAATCTCCAAAGGTGGGCCACACGAGGAAAAGTTAATGGGatgagtggtatgttggtccaTGGCCAAATCAGAGAAAGGCCAAATTGGGGTAGTTTGGAAGACAGCAGTGACAGCCTGGCTGGAGTCAGCACCAATAAACAAACGGACTATGATG AAACCAGAGAATatatgagctctgaaacctatCCAGTTG tCCCACAAGAGCACAGGCCCAGCAGCTTGCCCATTCCATCCAAGAGCCATGTCGTTTGA
- the LOC101475997 gene encoding casein kinase II subunit alpha, which yields MSGPVPSRSRVYPDVNTQRPREYWDYESHVVEWGNQDDYQLVRKLGRGKYSEVFEAINITNNEKVVVKILKPVKKKKIKREIKILENLRGGPNIISLLDIVKDPVSRTPALVFEHVNNTDFKQLYQTLSDFDIRFYMYEILKALDYCHSMGIMHRDVKPHNVMIDHEHRKLRLIDWGLAEFYHPNQEYNVRVASRYFKGPELLVDYQMYDYSLDMWSLGCMLASMIFRKEPFFHGHDNYDQLVRIAKVLGTEDLYDYIDKYNIELDPRFNDILGRHSRKRWERFVHSENQHLVSTEALDFLDKLLRYDHQARLTAREAMDHPYFYPIVKDQGRGATPGGMAASSTPVSSSSMMAGITSMSSTQPMANIAGSPVIPAPNTLATQVPAATGAQP from the exons ATGTCTGGCCCTGTTCCAAGCCGCTCTCGAGTTTACCCTgatgtaaacacacagagacCTCGGGAATACTGGGACTATGAGTCCCATGTTGTTGAATGGGG CAACCAAGACGACTATCAGCTAGTCAGAAAACTAGGGAGAGGCAAATATAGTGAAGTGtttgaagccataaacatcacAAACAATGAAAAAGTGGTCGTCAAAATACTGAAG CCtgtcaagaaaaagaaaatcaagagAGAAATAAAGATCCTGGAGAATTTGAGGGGTGGTCCAAATATCATCTCACTGTTAGATATCGTCAAGGACCCTGTG tcACGGACCCCAGCTCTGGTGTTTGAACATGTCAACAACACAGACTTCAAG CAATTGTATCAAACTCTGTCCGACTTTGACATACGGTTCTACATGTACGAAATCTTAAAG GCTCTGGATTACTGCCACAGTATGGGAATTATGCACAGAGACGTCAAGCCACACAATGTAATGATTGATCATGAACATAGAAAG CTCCGTCTAATCGATTGGGGTTTGGCTGAATTCTACCATCCAAACCAAGAATACAACGTGAGAGTGGCATCCAGGTACTTCAAAGGACCTGAACTGCTGGTAGACTACCAG ATGTATGACTACAGCTTGGACATGTGGAGTTTGGGTTGCATGCTCGCCAGCATGATCTTCAGGAAGGAACCTTTCTTTCATGGTCATGACAACTATGATCAG cttgtgcGAATTGCAAAAGTACTTGGCACAGAGGACCTGTATGACTACATTGACAAGTACAACATTGAGCTGGATCCACGGTTCAATGACATTCTGGGAAG GCATTCCCGCAAAAGGTGGGAAAGGTTTGTGCACAGCGAGAACCAGCACCTAGTCAGTACAGAGGCTCTAGACTTCCTTGACAAACTGCTGCGTTACGACCATCAAGCCCGCCTCACGGCCAGAGAGGCCATGGATCATCCTTACTTCT ATCCCATCGTAAAAGATCAGGGAAGGGGGGCCACTCCTGGAGGGATGGCTGCCAGCTCCACTCCAGTCAGCTCCTCAAGTATGATGGCCG GCATCACCTCAATGTCCTCCACACAGCCCATGGCTAACATTGCTGGATCACCCGTCATCCCCGCCCCCAACACCCTGGCCACACAAGTCCCTGCGGCCACCGGGGCCCAGCCCTGA
- the LOC101475704 gene encoding serum paraoxonase/arylesterase 2 has protein sequence MGKLAYISLFVAALSVLLGERFINLRKRCLATREIVPKHLPNCVALKNLDYGSEDITILENGLALISTGLKFPGLPSSDVPGKIFLLDLQDSQMKPVELRMPRNFDLDSFNPHGISVYIDPSDSTVYLFVVNHPQQKSQVELFKFVEEDRALEHLKTIKHELLYSVNDIVAVGVDSFYATNDHYFNQEILKVFVEPLLPLTWANVVYYSTEEVKVVSEGYFFANGINMSPDKRYIYVVEFFDQKVHVLERKEDNSLANVKSVAVGTLCDNVEVDPENGDLWLGCHPNAWKALMFDPKDPPGSEIIRIQNVHSDQPVVTQVYADNGHVIMGSSVAASYGGKLLIGSVFHKALCCDLQ, from the exons ATGGGAAAGCTCGCATACATTTCACTTTTTGTAGCTGCCTTGTCGGTGCTGTTAGGAGAGAGATTTATCAACCTCAG GAAAAGGTGCCTTGCTACTAGAGAGATCGTCCCGAAACACCTCCCCAACTGTGTTGCACTCAAAAATCTGG ATTATGGATCGGAGGATATAACGATCCTGGAAAACGGGCTTGCCCTTATCAGCACT GGTCTGAAGTTTCCTGGACTGCCTTCCTCAGATGTGCCTGGAAAGATATTTCTGCTTGATCTACAGGATTCTCAGATGAAACCAGTAGAGCTCCGCATGCCAAGGAACTTTGATCTTGACTCTTTCAACCCTCATGGCATCAGTGTATACATCGATCCAAGTG ATAGCACAGTCTACCTGTTTGTTGTCAATCATCCTCAACAAAAAAGCCAAGTGGAGCTATTCAAGTTTGTGGAGGAGGACCGTGCCCTAGAGCACCTGAAAACCATTAAACATGAACTTCTCTACAG CGTAAATGATATTGTTGCAGTGGGAGTGGATAGCTTCTATGCAACAAATGATCACTATTTTAACCAAGAAATCCTGAAAGTATTTGTGGAGCCTTTACTGCCTCTGACGTGGGCTAATGTTGTGTACTATAGTACTGAGGAGGTAAAAGTGGTCTCTGAGGGTTATTTCTTTGCAAATGGAATCAACATGTCACCAGACAAAAG GTATATTTATGTCGTAGAATTTTTTGATCAAAAAGTGCACGTGTTGGAGCGGAAAGAAGACAATTCATTGGCCAACGTCAAG TCTGTTGCTGTGGGTACACTCTGTGACAACGTCGAGGTTGACCCTGAAAATGGTGACCTTTGGTTAGGCTGTCACCCTAATGCATGGAAGGCTCTCATGTTTGACCCCAAAGACCCACCAGGATCAGAG ATCATCCGTATCCAGAATGTTCATTCTGATCAGCCTGTGGTTACACAGGTGTATGCAGACAATGGACATGTGATCATGGGCTCTTCGGTAGCCGCTTCGTATGGAGGGAAGTTGCTCATTGGCTCTGTGTTCCACAAAGCCTTGTGCTGTGATTTACAGTAG